The window GACGACACCCAAGCCCTGCTGTGCCAGGTTTTCACGGTCCACCCTCGCCTGCGTGACAGCTCCAAAGTTGTTCCCGTTGCACTCAACAAGGTTCCCTAAGTtgctcctctcttctctctctctcagtAATTTGATTCACCTTATGGTGTTTTATTGATCCACTTTATTGAATTGCTTGGTaatgacttttattgcttttttgaATTGACGTGACATTTGGCAATATCCAAGTATGGTTATGATTATATGGACGCTTATGTACTTGTATTCATGGATATCAGAGATGATTGAACCTATTCTTGATTATTGTTTCTGGTTATAATATTTGAGCTATCTAGAATGGCTATGTATGTGTATGTGGATGAGCTTCATCATGAATGAATTTGGTTAATGTTTCCTCTATTGTCTTTGCTACAAGAAATGCTACTATCCCATTGGTCATATTTCACTCAAGCTCTATGTTTCAGTTCATcaaaatttatgataaattaagAAACAGGTTGCTTTAATTCATCCCGGCTGCTGTTTTCTCCTTATTGCATGTGGCAAGTGAAATTTCATTGCGAAGAGATGGCAGCGACGACAGAAATGTCAATGTCTTTGTTCAAAGGAGGTAGCATGTTGCTTTGCCTTTTGgttcattatttctttctttcttttactttagGCATAGCAAACAATAAATAAGTTAGGAAAAGTACTAATTCAGCTTTTTGGTACTGAATGGTATGCTGGATTGATTTCACCATGTCATAGTGACATGTATTTATCTCAATAATGTTTAATGATCTGTAGTGGTTTTCTTAATACTTTTGTCTTTTGTATATTGTTATTGTAATTGGAGAACTAGCTTATCTAGTGACCACTTTTCAGTTCCATAAGATTGATGAAGGGAGGGAGTATGCAGAGTTTATGCATTTTCCAATGAAGAAGTTTACTGAGTTTGGTAATTCTGCAATACGAACTATTTGTTCCTTTTTAATAGTCAgtcttttttctttctcattttcccGTCGTGTATGTATTGTACTTAATCTGATAAATGTTGCTTACGATTATTTTGTAATAACTAAGTGATAACctgttctaataataataataacaaccaaGAATTCTCAAACTCTATTGTTAACCTGTACAGTCCTACAAGTTTAGAAGTTTAGTTTCCCATATTCATTCAAGAGTAAACTCTTTAGTGGATactaattttccttttctttagtTACTATTTGGCAAGAGATCTCTGATGAGACTGACAGAGAAACTGGTCGCTCCAAGGGCATTTCTTCTGTTCCTATCCATCTTAGTATCTACTCCCCTCATGGTGAGACAAGATTTATAGAACATATTTAGTTTCAGCAGCAACATTATCATGCGTCCTTCAATTATTTTCAAGTTTGAAAAATTTGTTTCATCCAtttaatttggtgattttgaCAGTTGTTAATCTAACACTGGTTGATCTTCCTGGACTTACAAAAGTCGTCGTTGGTGTGTTCTAAGACTTGAATTTTTCTTATAAACATTAAGACCAGATTTCTAGCATATATTATGAAAAAAAGAAACGTTTATAGTAATCACTAAATTTTGATCAGGTTATTACAGAGGGTCAACCAGATAGCATTGTGCAAGACATTCTACCAAGCACTCCTTCCTGCTTTGGCAATTGAATTATGCTAGATGATTTTAAAGGAAAGAGGAGATATGTCATGGTGCTGATAGTTTGTGAAAGCACTGCTGAGGGAATGTAGAATTTGCTTATTACATTCAAATCTGCATGATTGAACTATGCTGgataattttgaatttctttaggGTGTATGCAATAtgctttttaatttgtaatctgtCCATAAATatccatttttcttcttgttttgaatACTAAGGTGCcttgaaaattttatatattgtgaATTTTATAATGGACAAAAGGTTCTTTTCGTACTTTTATATTGCATGCTTTCAGATTCTCAATCTAGAGAACAAAGTTAAAATTGTTTAAAAGGACTAATCTTAAATGGTTCATTATCGGTTCAAAACTTAATCCCTAGAATAAAATGCAGCCAAATAGAGAAACCtgtcacaagcaaaaccaaattaTGCATCAAACTTGCTTAGCTTATAAAAGATTATGGAAATTAGTTAAAAGATCCAATAATTTGTACCCATAGTTTCATTCAGCACAGACATATGGACCGATCAACCTTCTTTACacttatacttttatttttagtgtTGTTTCCAGTAACTGAAAGAACAGAACACACCAATCCCAACAATAATGGACTACTGCTATATGCTTAGCCTATTggtatataaataaacataaagaaaaagatgcatacaaatataaaaagttgaagaaaatgaCAAAATTGACTTCAAGAGTGAAAATCTCAGCTTttcttgttatcttatctttgaatttttaattagcaCATATATAAAACAAGCTTTTAAATGCTTGCTATGATTTATTCTATGGCATTGCACTTTTGTCACATTTGTATAGAGCGTTAAAATGTCTTTGCATGCATGATTTTTActtcatgaaaaataaaagataagacaTAACCGAtgctatttataaatataatataataataataatataaacttTAAGATAAGGTATGAACTAATGGAATTACATTCAATATACTATTAGAATATTTCATTCACCATTTTTACATTTCGCTAATCATCCAGTAGTAATCATGAACTTTCAACTAAGAGAATCTTAGATCCTTCATGTCCAAGCTATGAAGAAGGGTAAGTACTTCATGAAGCAACAATGTCTATGTACAAGAAGCTTCAACAGCAAGACTTTTAGTTACTCTTCTCCATGGATCTCCAAATGTATCAATTGATACTTTAATTTTACAGATGCTTGATCCAATGCAGGCCTGTGTATATAATCAAAGAAAACTATGAGTTGATTCGGCGTACGATACGATACaaagtaaaatgaaaaataactaaCAAAGGTACCTAAGAAAATGTTATTTAAAGTTGTGTGTGTATCACCTTCTTAACAATGGATAGAGCCTTGTTGCTGCTGCAGCTACCATGGTTGAAGTTCCCACAAGTCCCACTCGGCGTGCCAAAATTGGCAAATTTAATAGAAGAGATGATCTGCTTAGTATTAGGACACTCTAGTGACAAAACTGGCCCTCATCTTCTTCCTGATTCTGAGGGTAAGTTTGATTGTGGGTTCCACTGTCCAACACTTCGACTAGATAGACCAAGTCTTCACCTTGAAGACCAATCTGCATTCACAAAGATATATATTGTGTATCCTTCTAACAATGTATCTAGCTAGCTAGATACAACCAAGAATCAACAGTGACAGATAAAAGCAAACGGAATGTAACTTGATATGACCATTGTTGGGAGGAGAGGTCAATAGTAGTTCCATTCTTCAATCCTTTCAATGTCACTGGCCCAGGGATCCCAGCACCCCATGTGTCAAAGAAAAATCTATAGTTCTGATTTGTATAAGAATCATATAAGCTTATATGTATAGCATGGAAATATTATGACTTCTAGTTTCTAAATCACATAAGGAGAAAAGATAACAAGGCCAATGCTTCAAAGAAACAAAATTTCCTCTATTAAAGATGCTtatatagtatatagtatatatattcaaaaaagaagagaaagaggaattACTTGAAGACCCACAGTTAAACTCAAGAGATCAAACTGTATTCTTCCCAGCTACAAGTGTGATGGGGATATCCACATTGACTTTTAGCATTGCCACTGTTTCCTTTTCCATTTCCTGAAAATATACTTTCACTAATATTATTTGAAAGAAGGAAAGCCTTGAAGAAACGATTGAATTGTCTTCACGTGATCAGGTTCAAGCCGTAAAATCAGTCACTGATGCAATTTACCTGCAAGCTTTCCATTTATGAAAGCATGAAGGGCATGTCCAAAGGATTCGATGTGAAGAACAGTTTGAGCACTAAAATCATCTTCAAAATTAATgcttcaaatgaaaaaaaaaagatcataATGGATCATGCATAGATTTCAAATCAGATAGAAGAAAGCTTTTTCAACCATTGAGAGGCCTATATACCTTAATGAGTACCACTAATAGTCACTTATCAGCagtggtatttatttgctctactAATCCAAATTTTGAGAATGAATCATTCTTTGACCTCTAGTCAGTCGCCCAATTCTACATACATATGCTTTTCAAGAAGCTATCCACACACTCCTGCACATATTTTGGCCAAAATGAAAACTTGTGATTTCTTAGCTTcttcttaattattaaaaatttccaTTTAATTTGCTTCTATGGTTGTCTAATACAAAGGACATTGAAAATTTTAGTGTTTTCATATAAAAACTAATATGGCAACAAACGTGGAATTATCAAGAGAAAGTAGGGAGAATGCCTACGCTGAGAATGCTTGCTATAAGGAGACCGCGAAACTTGTCTAAAAATGAAACCACCGTACTGACTCAGTGAGTTAAAAGTGAACATGTGTTTATCATTAAAAATATACTCAACCTGGTAGAGTTACAACCCTATTGGGAGTAGCCTATAACCATTAAATCTTTTTTCTGTAACTTATGAATAGTATTAGAAGATACAATCAAAGTTTAACAGATCTTAGAACCTCAAATAGAACTAAAAATCTATCAACAACATACTTCTCTATCCTGATTAGATGTAGGGGATAAAGTCCTTAACAACCACATGCAAATAAATGCCACATTGTACATAAAACTAAAGGTTTTCTTGCATTTATGTCTGTGATTATAGGCGGATAAGTAGAAATAACATACAGACtacactaatccataaatagaaaAAGGTTCTATTTACTACACAATAAACCAACTGAATGTGAAGTATGAGCTTCAGAATCATAAAACTCAACACAAACATCAAGCCTAAATTTGATCAACCAAATAAAATAACTAGCCTATGGTACACAACAAATTATAACATCAACTGAAACATAGAGCTTGAGTAAAATATGACCAATGGGATAGTAGCATTTCTTGTAGCAAAGGCAATAGAGGAAACATTACCCAAATTCATTTATGATGAAGCTCATCCACATACACATATATAGCCATTCTAGATATAGCTCAAATATTATGACCAGAAACAATAATCAAGAATAGATTCAATCATCTCTGATATCCATGAATACAAATACATAAGCGTCCATATAATCATAACCATACTTGGACATTGCCAAATGTCACGTGAATtcaaaaaagcaataaaagtcattACCAAGCAATTCAATAAAGTGGATCAGTAAAACACGATAAGGTGAATCAAAttactaagagagagagagagaaagagaagagagaagcaaCTTAGGGAACCTTGTTGAGCGCAACGGGAACAACTTTGGAGCCGTCACGCAGGCGAGGGTCGACCGTGAAAACCTAGCGCAGCAGGGCTTGGGCGTCGTCTTCGTTGAAGCAGAAGAGGTCGAGGTTCTTGCTGGTGGAGGCTCCGGCAACCAGCAAGAACTCCTCCCAGGGTTGTTGAGGGCGTACACGGGGAGGTCATGGAGGAACATAAAATCGACAGGGGTCATGGAGGGGAGGCGATTCGAACAGAGCTTCATTTTTTTCTTGGCCAAATACGAGACGAAGAGAGCTTCGGAGAAAGAAGAGCGGAGAGGAGACGACCTAACGAAAACACCTCctttttgttcttctttgctcAGAACCCTAAACAAGATCaatacagtttttttttttttttttcatatatatttttgtttcaaacttttgatttttaaatcacttttttatttttaatattggaggaGGAATGGTGTATAACAACGTTATGGAGGTGCATGGTGCTTAACCGGAGTGTGACGGCCTAGATCgaagaaatcggacggtccgtttTGGAGAACAGTAATCGAACGATCCGATTACTGGCTGGgcaggtacacaaatcggaccgtctgatTTGCGCCCCCAGCCACGTGTCGCGCATGCAAGTTGGCCCAGCAAAGATGAAACACTTCCAACCATACGAAGCTCCCTTAAGCCAGTTTCACTTTCTCTTTCACTTTGTTCCATTTCTCCTCTCCCATAAACCCCACCCCCAGCCACGGTAGTTCACTCCATTGTTGAAGGTTTCAGCTAAAAAAAATTGGACCACACAAAAATTATGcctagaaaaagaagaataaaagatgtCAATCATCCGGAGTTCTACATTGCTAATTATCTTGATCATcttaattatgtaagtttttattttgaaaatttttattttagttaaaataataattataatgttaGAGATTAGTAATAGTTTATTATAGTGATAATGTTAGAAATTAGTGGAgtaataatttttagatatttgagtttaattaaaataatattagagaTTATTGGGTATTAATATTGTTTAAATATGTtacattataataataaattaattattattattaatagaataattgcaataataatattgttaataataatacggttattaaaaaatttggatgtatgataaatagaataactaataTTAATTGTTATGCATCCGtttattgtaataataataattattactgCTAATAGCGTAATAGTTTAATTATCAGTAGAATATAGTAGTGCTAATATTGTTGTGTTATGTACGTGTGAAATTaaataagttaattaattttaattattaataataaataatttttttgtagttACTTAATATTGTATTAGTCGTTCGTAAATAAAtattatgaattaaaaattattgcattaattatttatgttataagtttaatataaatatttaataaagggTTAGTGATTGATTTATTATTGTATGTTTGCTGttagaatagaataaaatagagTAGTTAGTTATTTGAGTATTAGTAGATAATATAATAGTTATTTGTATAaagtattgttattattattattatatttattgattCTTATGTGTTACTGGTTATTTGATAATGAAAATTTGattcttttaaatttaatttgttaatttattaatattattgttcttgttTAGGGATCTAGAATGTTGCAATGTGACCACTACATGCCGCCGGATCGGTACAATCCAATAGTGGAGGGGTTTTTACAGGACACCGGCTTTTATCATGTTTCACAGATTGAAGTTGTCCAATGTCAGTCGGCATTGGTTAATGCTCTGATTGAGAGATGGCGCCCCGAGACTCACACCTTCCATTTTCCGGTTGGTGAGTGTGCCGTGACACTGGAGGATGTGGCGTTAATTTTTGGTTTTCCGACGAATGGTTTGCCAGTTACGGGACCGACACTGAGTAGTTATGAGGCGTTAGAGGCTGAATGCTTGGATCAATTTGGTGTTGCACCTAAGCAGGCAGACTGTAGGGGAAGTTTCATCAAGTTGACGTGGTTTCGAGCATTGAAGGATCGGTTAGTGTTGGTTGATGATATCCAGATTCAGAGGTACGTGAAGTGCCACATAATGTTATTGTTTGGGACCGTTATGTTTGGAGATAAGTCTGGAGCAGGGGTGCACTGGAAGTTTTTGCCGTTACTCCGTAACTTTGCCGGGATCATACAGTTCAGTTGGGGTTCGGCATGCTTGGCACACCTGTACAGAGCGTTGTGTAGGGCAACTCGTGTCGACTGTAAGGAGATTGATGGTCCGCTGACACTCTTGCTTGCCTGGGCTTGGATCCGTCTACAATTCATTGCGCCGATTCCTAGCAATCCTCGAATCTTTCCGATTGCAAATaggtaaaattaattactaaacgcTTTGAAATAATGTATCTTAAATTGAATTGATAAATGTAAATTAACGAATTGCCTGATGTCAGGTGGCATAACTGGGAACGTCAGAATCGGCCTTACAGATTTCGTACCCTTGAGCACCTTAGGAGAGACCTGGATGTTCTGCAAGAAGGACAGGTTTGTTGTAATAAACACCGATGTTGACGATAAGTTTCTGCAGATACGGAGCCTTGAATTTTCTCAGAAAGTTGGACTCTATGTGTCTGATGCAGAACATGTGGAATGCTCTTGGAGGAGACCAAGCTCCGTTACTACGAGCAATAGCAGCTCTAATGGAATCGTGCCGATCGGAGATAAGGCCCACACCATCACGTGTCACAACATGCTGTCTCAGGTTACTAAGAAAAAAGTGCCAAGTCTCAGATGTCTCTCCCTCAACTATCGCAAATGCAATTGGCACGATGTTGTTGTTGCCATCCTGTGGCACTGCAACCATCAAACAACCCTTGTACTTTCCATACAAATGAGTTCCGTCTACCTGCACTATTGGCTTGCAATATCTGAATGCTCTAATacaagggtaataactccagaagTATCGGTGTAGTACACGAATATTAGGAACCAAGTCATCTTCCTGATACGCAGGCATCGTTTCAAAATGAACGATTGCGGATGGCTCcttgtgacacatggcctcaaaccatatcggCAAGGCTTCGTACGAAGCTTCCCACCCTCCGAAAATTGACTCCACTGCCTTCTGTTTTGTCAACCATGCTTTGCGATAACTTATGGTGTAGTTAAACTTTGTCTGTACTTCCGCAATCACTGATTTCACCCTTATAGACGGGTC is drawn from Arachis hypogaea cultivar Tifrunner chromosome 12, arahy.Tifrunner.gnm2.J5K5, whole genome shotgun sequence and contains these coding sequences:
- the LOC140177089 gene encoding serine/threonine-protein phosphatase 7 long form homolog → MPRKRRIKDVNHPEFYIANYLDHLNYGSRMLQCDHYMPPDRYNPIVEGFLQDTGFYHVSQIEVVQCQSALVNALIERWRPETHTFHFPVGECAVTLEDVALIFGFPTNGLPVTGPTLSSYEALEAECLDQFGVAPKQADCRGSFIKLTWFRALKDRLVLVDDIQIQRYVKCHIMLLFGTVMFGDKSGAGVHWKFLPLLRNFAGIIQFSWGSACLAHLYRALCRATRVDCKEIDGPLTLLLAWAWIRLQFIAPIPSNPRIFPIANRWHNWERQNRPYRFRTLEHLRRDLDVLQEGQVCCNKHRC
- the LOC112727873 gene encoding dynamin-related protein 12A isoform X1; its protein translation is MWQVKFHCEEMAATTEMSMSLFKGVTIWQEISDETDRETGRSKGISSVPIHLSIYSPHVVNLTLVDLPGLTKVVVEGQPDSIVQDILPSTPSCFGN
- the LOC112727873 gene encoding dynamin-related protein 12A isoform X2: MHFPMKKFTEFVTIWQEISDETDRETGRSKGISSVPIHLSIYSPHVVNLTLVDLPGLTKVVVEGQPDSIVQDILPSTPSCFGN